Proteins encoded in a region of the Pseudomonas syringae KCTC 12500 genome:
- a CDS encoding glycine betaine ABC transporter substrate-binding protein — translation MKRICLFLGFALLFPALAQAAEKPLLRVGARVFTEQTILAELTAQYLRTKNYDVQITGGLGSNLARSAQESGQLDLLWEYTGVSLVSYNHIDEKLDSAQTYARVKEVDAKKGLIWLSPSKFNNTYALALPQKIADKYPQVNTMSDLAKVFKDEAKEGHLVALDTEFANRSDGLVGMVKHYDMNLGRENTRQMDSGLVYTALQNGQVFAGLVYTTDGRLNAFKLKVLQDDKHYFPDYTAASVIRQEYLDKHPDIETLLKPLADLLDNQTMIDLNARVDVGHESPSAVAADFLRQHPLN, via the coding sequence ATGAAAAGAATATGCTTGTTTTTAGGCTTTGCCTTGCTGTTTCCGGCATTGGCCCAAGCTGCAGAAAAGCCGCTGTTGCGTGTCGGCGCACGGGTGTTCACCGAACAGACCATCCTCGCTGAACTGACCGCACAATACCTGCGGACCAAGAACTACGACGTGCAAATCACTGGCGGCCTGGGCAGCAACCTGGCGCGCAGCGCACAGGAAAGTGGTCAGCTGGATCTGTTGTGGGAATACACCGGTGTGTCGCTGGTGTCCTACAACCACATCGACGAAAAACTCGACAGCGCCCAGACCTATGCGCGGGTCAAGGAAGTCGATGCAAAGAAAGGCCTGATCTGGCTTTCGCCGTCGAAGTTCAACAACACCTATGCGCTGGCGCTGCCGCAGAAGATTGCTGACAAGTACCCGCAGGTCAACACCATGTCCGACCTGGCCAAGGTGTTCAAAGACGAAGCCAAAGAAGGGCATCTGGTCGCGCTGGACACCGAGTTTGCCAACCGGTCCGACGGCCTGGTCGGCATGGTCAAGCATTACGACATGAATCTGGGGCGTGAAAACACTCGGCAGATGGACTCGGGCTTGGTGTACACCGCGCTGCAGAACGGTCAGGTGTTCGCAGGGCTTGTCTACACCACAGATGGTCGCCTGAACGCGTTCAAGCTCAAAGTGCTACAAGACGACAAGCACTACTTCCCGGACTACACCGCGGCGTCGGTGATTCGTCAGGAATATCTGGATAAGCATCCGGACATCGAGACGCTGCTCAAGCCGCTGGCTGATCTGCTGGACAACCAGACCATGATCGACCTCAACGCTCGTGTCGACGTCGGCCATGAAAGCCCATCCGCGGTTGCTGCAGATTTTCTGCGTCAGCACCCATTGAATTAA
- a CDS encoding ABC transporter permease: MANRYGKGLLGGAVAIALLALLIHWIGVSTIKQYQDDLLFYLQAHLILVVVSMLAALVVGIPAGIALSRPSMVGRAERFMQIFNIGNTVPPLAVLAIALGILGIGSGPAIFALFLASLLPIVRNTYEGLKNVQGSLKEAAVGIGMTPRQVLWRVELPNAVPIIIGGVRVALAINVGTAPLAFLIGANSLGSLIFPGIALNNQPQLVLGAACTALLALLLDGLVILASRLWLERGLAR, encoded by the coding sequence GTGGCAAATCGCTATGGCAAGGGGCTATTGGGAGGTGCGGTTGCGATCGCACTCCTGGCCCTGCTGATCCACTGGATCGGCGTTAGTACTATCAAGCAATACCAGGATGACCTGCTGTTCTATCTTCAGGCTCATCTGATTCTGGTTGTGGTTTCAATGTTGGCGGCCCTGGTGGTCGGCATCCCTGCGGGCATTGCCCTCAGCCGACCGAGTATGGTTGGACGCGCCGAACGCTTCATGCAGATATTCAATATTGGCAACACCGTTCCTCCTCTCGCCGTTCTGGCCATTGCCCTCGGGATTCTCGGGATCGGCAGCGGGCCGGCGATCTTCGCGCTGTTTCTTGCCTCGCTGTTGCCGATCGTGCGCAACACCTACGAAGGCCTGAAAAACGTACAGGGTTCACTCAAGGAAGCTGCCGTCGGTATTGGCATGACTCCGCGCCAGGTGCTGTGGCGTGTCGAGTTGCCCAACGCTGTACCGATCATCATCGGTGGCGTGCGGGTCGCACTGGCGATCAATGTCGGGACCGCGCCGCTGGCGTTTCTCATCGGTGCCAATAGCCTTGGCAGTCTGATTTTCCCGGGCATTGCGTTGAACAACCAACCGCAATTGGTGCTGGGTGCGGCGTGTACCGCTCTGCTGGCGCTGCTGCTCGATGGTCTGGTGATACTGGCCAGTCGTCTTTGGCTGGAACGCGGACTGGCTCGCTGA
- a CDS encoding peptide chain release factor 3: protein MTQQAAEVAKRRTFAIISHPDAGKTTITEKLLLMGKAISVAGTVKSRKSDRHATSDWMEMEKQRGISITTSVMQFPYRDHMINLLDTPGHEDFSEDTYRTLTAVDSALMVLDGGKGVEPRTIALMDVCRLRDTPIVSFINKLDRDIRDPIELLDEIEAVLKIKAAPITWPIGCYRDFKGVYHLADDYIIVYTAGHGHERTETKIIEKLDSDEARAHLGDEYERFVEQLELVQGACHEFNQQEFIDGQLTPVFFGTALGNFGVDHVLDAVVNWAPKPLARVANERTVEPAEEKFSGFVFKIQANMDPKHRDRIAFMRICSGRYDKGMKMRHVRLGKDVRIGDALTFFSSEREQLEEAYAGDIIGLHNHGTIQIGDTFTEGEALGFTGIPHFAPELFRRVRLKDPLKSKQLRQGLQQLAEEGATQVFFPQRSNDIILGAVGVLQFDVVASRLKEEYKVECAYEPITVWSARWIDCDDKKKLEEFENKAVENLAVDGGGHLTYLAPTRVNLALMEERWPDVKFRATREHH from the coding sequence ATGACCCAACAGGCCGCCGAAGTCGCGAAACGCCGCACTTTCGCCATTATTTCCCACCCGGATGCGGGTAAAACCACCATCACGGAAAAACTCCTGCTGATGGGCAAGGCCATTTCCGTCGCCGGTACGGTCAAGTCGCGTAAATCCGACCGTCACGCCACCTCCGACTGGATGGAAATGGAGAAACAGCGTGGTATCTCCATTACCACGTCCGTGATGCAGTTTCCGTATCGCGACCACATGATCAACCTGCTCGACACCCCGGGCCACGAAGACTTCTCCGAAGACACCTACCGCACCCTGACGGCGGTCGACTCGGCTTTGATGGTCCTCGACGGCGGTAAAGGCGTCGAGCCGCGCACCATCGCGCTGATGGATGTCTGCCGTCTGCGTGACACGCCTATTGTCAGTTTCATCAACAAGCTCGACCGTGATATCCGCGACCCGATCGAGCTGCTCGATGAAATCGAAGCGGTCCTCAAGATCAAGGCGGCTCCGATCACCTGGCCGATCGGTTGCTACCGGGACTTCAAGGGTGTCTACCACCTGGCCGATGACTACATCATTGTCTACACCGCGGGTCACGGCCACGAGCGCACCGAAACCAAAATCATCGAGAAGCTCGATTCGGACGAAGCCCGCGCCCACCTGGGCGATGAATACGAGCGCTTCGTCGAGCAGCTGGAGCTGGTACAGGGTGCCTGCCACGAATTCAACCAGCAGGAATTCATCGACGGTCAGCTGACCCCGGTGTTCTTCGGTACCGCGCTGGGCAACTTCGGCGTCGATCATGTACTCGATGCCGTGGTGAACTGGGCGCCCAAGCCGCTGGCACGTGTGGCCAACGAGCGCACCGTCGAGCCGGCGGAAGAGAAATTCAGCGGCTTCGTGTTCAAGATCCAGGCGAACATGGACCCCAAGCACCGCGACCGCATCGCCTTCATGCGTATCTGCTCGGGCCGTTACGACAAGGGCATGAAGATGCGCCATGTGCGCCTGGGCAAGGACGTTCGGATCGGCGACGCGCTGACGTTCTTCTCATCGGAACGCGAGCAGCTGGAAGAAGCCTACGCCGGCGACATCATCGGCTTGCACAACCACGGCACCATCCAGATCGGCGATACCTTCACCGAAGGCGAAGCCCTGGGGTTCACCGGTATTCCGCACTTCGCACCAGAGCTGTTCCGTCGCGTACGCCTGAAGGACCCGCTCAAGTCCAAGCAACTGCGTCAGGGTCTGCAACAGCTGGCCGAAGAAGGCGCCACGCAGGTGTTCTTCCCGCAGCGCAGCAACGACATCATCCTCGGCGCCGTCGGTGTGCTGCAGTTCGATGTGGTCGCCAGCCGTCTCAAGGAAGAATACAAGGTTGAATGCGCCTACGAGCCAATCACTGTGTGGTCAGCCCGCTGGATCGACTGCGACGACAAGAAGAAGCTCGAAGAGTTTGAGAACAAGGCGGTGGAAAACCTCGCAGTGGACGGCGGCGGTCACCTGACCTACCTCGCCCCTACCCGCGTGAACCTGGCGCTGATGGAAGAACGCTGGCCCGACGTGAAATTCCGCGCCACCCGCGAGCACCACTGA
- a CDS encoding FKBP-type peptidyl-prolyl cis-trans isomerase, whose product MSEVNLSTDETRVSYGIGRQLGDQLRDNPPPGVDLEAIVAGLRDAFGGQPSRVGQEEMSASFKVIREIMQAEAAAKAEQAAGAGKAYLAENAKREGVTTLASGLQFEVVTAGTGPKPTREDQVRVHYHGTLIDGNVFDSSYDRGEPAEFPVSGVIAGWTEALQLMNAGSKWRLHVPSELAYGAQGVGSIAPHSVLVFDVELLDVL is encoded by the coding sequence ATGTCCGAAGTCAATCTGTCCACCGACGAAACCCGCGTCAGCTACGGCATTGGCCGTCAGTTGGGCGATCAGTTGCGCGACAACCCGCCACCGGGCGTCGATCTGGAAGCCATCGTGGCAGGCCTGCGCGATGCGTTTGGCGGTCAGCCAAGCCGTGTCGGTCAGGAAGAAATGTCCGCCAGCTTCAAGGTCATCCGCGAAATCATGCAGGCTGAAGCAGCCGCCAAGGCTGAGCAGGCCGCAGGCGCCGGCAAGGCCTACCTGGCTGAAAACGCCAAGCGCGAAGGCGTGACCACGCTGGCTTCGGGTCTGCAATTCGAAGTCGTGACCGCTGGCACTGGCCCTAAGCCAACCCGTGAAGATCAGGTACGCGTTCACTACCACGGCACGTTGATCGACGGTAACGTCTTCGACAGTTCCTACGATCGTGGCGAGCCGGCCGAATTTCCGGTCAGCGGCGTGATTGCTGGCTGGACCGAGGCGCTGCAACTGATGAACGCCGGCAGCAAATGGCGTCTGCACGTGCCGAGCGAGCTGGCTTACGGCGCTCAGGGCGTAGGCAGCATCGCACCGCACAGCGTGCTGGTGTTTGATGTGGAACTGCTGGACGTTCTGTAA
- a CDS encoding DUF6482 family protein yields the protein MNYQEFIGHAQAGRVDELNLISIEGGIYLLDVRMNGTSVMLKDPAGKTLHLRSVEHARDLLKDIPVVPFYLVHCVVHDELCGMPVNDRSEMRLPISFHSSWS from the coding sequence ATGAATTATCAGGAATTTATCGGCCACGCCCAGGCCGGGCGGGTCGATGAGCTGAACCTGATCTCCATCGAAGGCGGCATCTATCTACTGGATGTGCGCATGAATGGCACTTCGGTGATGCTCAAGGACCCAGCGGGCAAGACCCTGCATCTTCGCTCGGTAGAGCACGCCCGGGACTTGCTCAAGGACATACCGGTGGTGCCTTTTTACCTGGTCCATTGCGTGGTCCATGACGAGCTGTGCGGCATGCCGGTTAATGACCGCTCTGAAATGCGCCTGCCGATCTCGTTTCATTCTTCATGGTCCTGA
- a CDS encoding TIGR00645 family protein has translation MERFFENAMYASRWLLAPIYFGLSLGLLALCLKFFQEIFHVIPNIFSLAEADLILVLLSLIDMALVGGLLVMVMISGYENFVSQLDIDEDKEKLNWLGTMDSSSLKMKVAASIVAISSIHLLRVFMDATNIKPEYLMWYVIIHMTFVISAFAMGYLDKVTKH, from the coding sequence ATGGAACGTTTTTTTGAAAATGCCATGTACGCATCGCGCTGGTTGCTGGCGCCGATCTATTTCGGCCTGTCCCTTGGCCTGCTGGCGTTGTGTCTGAAGTTTTTCCAGGAAATCTTTCACGTCATTCCCAACATCTTCTCGCTGGCCGAAGCAGACCTGATTCTGGTGCTGCTGTCGCTGATCGACATGGCGCTGGTCGGTGGCTTGCTGGTGATGGTGATGATCTCCGGCTACGAGAACTTCGTGTCGCAGCTGGACATCGACGAGGACAAGGAAAAGCTCAACTGGCTGGGCACGATGGATTCGTCTTCGCTGAAGATGAAAGTTGCAGCATCGATTGTGGCGATTTCTTCCATCCACCTGTTGCGAGTGTTCATGGATGCCACCAACATCAAGCCCGAATACCTGATGTGGTACGTGATTATCCACATGACGTTCGTGATATCGGCGTTTGCGATGGGCTATCTGGACAAGGTCACCAAGCACTGA
- a CDS encoding Lon protease family protein, translated as MPDSVAANLRLAPNALTRPFSAEQFSFATTHELEPFRGVLGQERAVEALQFGVAMPRPGYNVFVMGEPGTGRFSFVKRYLKAEGKRMQTPSDWVYVNNFDEPREPKALELPPGTAHEFTADIGGLIDNLLVTFPAVFEHPSYQQKKSSIDRAFNQRYDRALDVIERLSLEKDIALYRDSSNIAFTPMADGKALDEAEFSQLPEADRERFHEDISALEERLNEELASLPQWKRESNNQLRQLNEETITLTLQPLLAPLSEKYAENAAVCAYLQAMQVYLLKTLVEQLVDDAKTDAQARKLLEEQYSPSLVVGNTRDGGAPVVFEQHPTYDNLFGRIEYSTDQGALYTTYRQLRPGALHRANGGFLILEAEKMLGEPFVWDALKRTLQSRKLKMESPLGELGRVATVSLTPQVIPWNVKIIIIGSRSLYYTLQDLDPDFQEMFRVLVDFDEEIPMVDETLEQFAQLLKTRTSEEGMAPLTADAVARLATYSARLAEHQGRLSARIGDLFQLVSEADFIRQLANDDKTDAGHIERALKAKATRTGRVSARILDDMMAGVILIDTDGAAVGKCNGLTVLEVGDSAFGVPARISATVYPGGSGIVDIEREVNLGQPIHSKGVMILTGYLGSRYAQEFPLAISASIALEQSYGYVDGDSASLGEVCTLISALSRTPLKQCFAITGSINQFGEVQAVGGVNEKIEGFFRLCEARGLTGEQGAIIPQANVTTLMLDERVVQAVRAGQFHIYAVRQADEALSLLVGEPAGAPDEHGEFPEGSVNARVVERLRDIAEMLSDEDLKEELEKEPAQLQPELKV; from the coding sequence ATGCCCGATTCTGTCGCAGCCAACCTACGCCTGGCGCCCAACGCGCTGACCCGTCCGTTTTCCGCTGAGCAGTTCAGCTTTGCGACCACTCATGAGCTCGAACCTTTTCGCGGTGTCCTTGGCCAGGAGAGAGCCGTAGAGGCCCTGCAGTTCGGCGTTGCCATGCCGCGCCCCGGTTACAACGTATTTGTCATGGGCGAGCCCGGCACCGGGCGCTTTTCGTTCGTCAAACGCTACCTCAAGGCCGAAGGCAAGCGGATGCAGACGCCGTCGGACTGGGTCTACGTCAACAATTTCGACGAGCCCCGCGAGCCCAAGGCACTGGAGCTGCCTCCAGGCACAGCTCATGAGTTCACCGCCGACATCGGCGGCCTGATCGACAACCTGCTGGTGACCTTCCCGGCGGTTTTCGAGCACCCGTCTTACCAGCAGAAGAAAAGCTCGATCGACCGTGCGTTCAATCAGCGTTACGACCGTGCTCTGGACGTTATCGAGCGCCTGTCACTGGAAAAGGACATCGCCCTGTATCGCGACAGTTCCAACATCGCGTTCACGCCGATGGCCGATGGCAAGGCGCTGGACGAGGCCGAGTTTTCGCAACTGCCCGAAGCGGATCGCGAGCGCTTCCACGAAGATATCTCCGCGCTCGAGGAGCGTCTCAACGAAGAGCTGGCCAGCCTGCCGCAGTGGAAGCGCGAGTCCAACAATCAGCTGCGTCAGTTGAATGAAGAAACCATCACCCTGACCCTGCAACCCTTGCTGGCACCTCTCTCGGAAAAATACGCCGAGAACGCTGCGGTCTGCGCCTACCTGCAGGCCATGCAGGTGTACCTGCTCAAGACGCTGGTCGAGCAGTTGGTCGATGACGCGAAGACCGACGCCCAGGCGCGCAAGCTGCTGGAAGAGCAGTACAGCCCGAGTCTGGTGGTCGGGAATACCCGTGATGGCGGTGCGCCGGTGGTTTTCGAACAGCACCCCACCTATGACAACCTGTTCGGGCGCATCGAATACAGCACCGATCAGGGCGCGCTGTACACCACGTATCGGCAACTGCGCCCCGGCGCGCTGCATCGCGCCAACGGCGGTTTCCTGATTCTGGAAGCCGAGAAGATGCTGGGCGAGCCGTTCGTCTGGGATGCGCTCAAGCGTACCCTGCAATCGCGCAAGCTGAAGATGGAGTCGCCGTTGGGCGAGCTTGGCCGCGTTGCCACCGTGAGCCTTACGCCGCAGGTGATCCCGTGGAACGTCAAAATCATCATCATCGGTTCGCGTTCGCTGTACTACACCCTGCAAGACCTTGATCCTGACTTCCAGGAGATGTTCCGGGTGCTGGTCGACTTCGATGAAGAGATTCCGATGGTCGACGAAACGCTCGAGCAATTCGCTCAGTTGCTCAAGACCCGGACCTCGGAAGAGGGCATGGCGCCTTTGACCGCCGACGCAGTGGCGCGGCTGGCGACTTACAGCGCCCGCTTGGCCGAGCATCAGGGGCGTTTGTCGGCGCGTATCGGCGACCTGTTCCAGTTGGTCAGCGAGGCCGATTTCATCCGCCAGCTGGCCAACGACGACAAGACTGACGCCGGGCATATCGAGCGTGCGCTCAAGGCCAAGGCCACCCGTACCGGGCGGGTTTCGGCGCGGATTCTCGATGACATGATGGCTGGCGTGATCCTGATCGACACTGACGGCGCGGCAGTCGGCAAGTGTAACGGCCTGACGGTTCTGGAAGTCGGCGACTCGGCCTTCGGCGTGCCCGCGCGCATTTCCGCCACGGTTTACCCGGGCGGCAGCGGGATCGTCGACATTGAGCGCGAGGTCAACCTCGGCCAGCCGATTCACTCCAAGGGCGTGATGATCCTCACCGGCTACCTCGGCAGTCGTTATGCCCAGGAATTCCCGCTGGCGATTTCCGCGAGCATCGCGCTCGAGCAGTCCTATGGTTACGTGGACGGCGACAGTGCGTCGCTGGGCGAGGTCTGCACGCTGATCTCGGCGCTGTCACGCACGCCACTCAAGCAGTGCTTCGCGATTACCGGTTCCATCAACCAGTTTGGCGAAGTTCAGGCGGTGGGCGGGGTCAATGAAAAGATCGAGGGCTTCTTCCGCCTCTGCGAAGCCCGTGGGCTGACAGGCGAGCAGGGCGCGATCATTCCGCAGGCCAACGTCACCACGCTGATGCTGGACGAGCGTGTAGTGCAGGCTGTACGTGCCGGGCAATTCCACATCTACGCGGTGCGTCAGGCCGATGAGGCGCTGAGCCTGCTGGTTGGCGAACCCGCCGGTGCGCCTGACGAGCATGGCGAGTTCCCTGAAGGCAGCGTCAATGCGCGCGTAGTGGAGCGTCTGCGCGATATCGCAGAGATGCTCAGCGACGAAGACCTCAAGGAAGAGCTGGAAAAGGAGCCTGCGCAGTTGCAGCCTGAACTCAAGGTCTGA
- a CDS encoding DUF3015 domain-containing protein, with the protein MKRILLGTLFAAVSINAMAQAPGGPDCGWGNMLFEGQRGTPAHFLASTTNGTSGNATFGMTSGTNGCSTNGALTYGGKSWLAMNGMMDELSKDMAMGQGEALTTYAVVLGVAPEDREHFAAVTHEHFSQIFSKADATAEDVHTNTVNVLKNDPTLAKYATQA; encoded by the coding sequence ATGAAACGGATTCTTCTTGGAACGCTCTTCGCCGCTGTATCGATCAACGCTATGGCTCAAGCACCAGGCGGTCCTGACTGCGGTTGGGGCAACATGCTGTTTGAAGGTCAACGCGGTACTCCAGCTCACTTCCTGGCTTCGACCACCAACGGTACTTCGGGTAACGCCACCTTCGGCATGACCTCCGGCACCAACGGCTGCTCCACCAACGGCGCACTGACCTATGGCGGTAAATCCTGGCTTGCCATGAACGGCATGATGGATGAACTCTCCAAGGACATGGCCATGGGTCAGGGCGAAGCACTGACGACCTACGCTGTGGTACTGGGCGTTGCACCAGAAGACCGCGAGCACTTCGCCGCCGTCACTCACGAGCACTTCTCGCAAATCTTCAGCAAGGCCGACGCCACTGCCGAAGACGTCCACACCAACACCGTCAATGTTCTGAAAAACGATCCGACTCTGGCCAAGTACGCTACCCAGGCTTAA
- a CDS encoding DUF4105 domain-containing protein, translated as MLKRLVSLALFVCAPFLSAAPHASAERLQQLANEPFWISLGHYEAGKLGGWRSYVTDPKFFLAANGAHDPQAELSATLDAIYAPVSNEQTHAQCVYPARTRWLRDQLHLTGLPTPDCKEFKAWYKDVAPDSTVLIFPAAYLNSPSSMFGHTLLRIDPASAKTNNTTLLSYAINFGAYIEGMDNSILYAWKGLAGGYPGLFALVPYQEKLSEYRSLENRDLWEYRLNLTAEETGRMVEHVWELKQIRFSYFFFDENCSYRLLELLQVARPGLKLTDQFGLTAIPTDTVKAIKAAGLVEKIDYRPSRERELLSRAEPLDADEQQWVLKVSADQKQLQNSEYLAQPKERRALIQDAAYRLERYRANGLERDTQRSQRSFELLQAINQNPPPQLDIPRPGLPEEGHESRTWQLGAGTRGDKAFAEYGLRMAYHDLNDNAYGFPLGAQIEILQLKVRQYEGNDWQVQQLDLATIRSLTPRTELLKPWSWQVTGGLERVLGKHGDENLVSHVNGGGGGTWQLADDMLGFALGTVRVEHNNDFAEFISPAAGFNTGVLWRNPLGNLSLEAKGDYFTNGEVRRSVSLNQQWELSRNLGLRLSAQREFSQMSSPQNEVMLEVKWYHY; from the coding sequence ATGCTCAAACGTCTTGTATCGCTGGCGCTGTTCGTCTGTGCCCCTTTTTTGTCCGCGGCACCTCATGCCAGCGCTGAACGTTTGCAGCAATTGGCCAATGAACCGTTCTGGATTTCCCTGGGTCACTACGAGGCCGGCAAGCTCGGTGGCTGGCGCAGCTATGTCACAGACCCGAAATTCTTTCTCGCCGCTAACGGTGCACACGACCCGCAGGCGGAGCTGAGCGCAACACTCGACGCTATTTACGCACCCGTCAGTAACGAACAGACCCACGCCCAGTGCGTGTACCCGGCACGCACCCGCTGGCTGCGTGACCAGTTGCACCTGACGGGCCTGCCGACCCCGGACTGCAAGGAATTTAAGGCCTGGTACAAGGATGTGGCCCCGGACAGCACGGTGCTGATTTTCCCGGCCGCTTACCTCAATAGCCCCTCGTCGATGTTTGGTCATACGCTGCTGCGCATCGATCCGGCCAGCGCGAAAACCAACAACACCACCTTACTGAGCTACGCGATCAACTTCGGTGCCTACATCGAAGGCATGGACAACAGCATTCTGTACGCGTGGAAAGGTCTGGCAGGCGGCTATCCTGGATTGTTTGCGCTAGTGCCGTATCAGGAAAAACTGTCGGAATACCGCAGCCTGGAAAACCGTGACCTCTGGGAATACCGGCTGAACCTGACTGCGGAAGAAACCGGGCGCATGGTCGAGCACGTCTGGGAGCTGAAACAGATCCGCTTCAGTTATTTCTTCTTCGACGAAAACTGCTCGTACCGGCTGCTGGAATTGCTGCAGGTCGCCCGCCCGGGCCTGAAGCTTACCGATCAGTTCGGCCTGACCGCGATCCCAACCGATACGGTCAAGGCGATCAAGGCCGCCGGGCTGGTGGAGAAGATCGACTATCGCCCGTCACGCGAACGCGAACTGCTGAGCCGCGCCGAACCGCTCGATGCAGACGAGCAACAGTGGGTATTGAAGGTCAGCGCCGACCAGAAGCAACTGCAGAACAGCGAGTACCTTGCGCAGCCCAAGGAACGCCGCGCGTTGATTCAGGACGCCGCGTATCGTCTGGAACGCTACCGCGCCAACGGCCTTGAGCGCGATACACAACGCTCGCAACGCAGCTTCGAACTGTTGCAGGCGATCAACCAGAACCCGCCGCCACAACTGGACATCCCGCGCCCCGGCCTGCCGGAAGAAGGCCATGAATCACGCACCTGGCAGCTGGGAGCGGGCACACGCGGTGACAAGGCGTTTGCCGAATATGGCCTGCGCATGGCCTATCACGACCTGAACGACAACGCCTATGGCTTCCCGCTGGGTGCGCAGATCGAGATTCTTCAGCTCAAGGTGCGTCAATACGAAGGCAATGACTGGCAGGTGCAGCAACTGGACCTGGCGACCATTCGCTCACTGACTCCGCGCACTGAACTGCTGAAACCCTGGTCATGGCAAGTCACCGGCGGCCTGGAACGGGTTCTCGGCAAGCACGGCGACGAAAACCTCGTCAGCCATGTCAACGGTGGTGGCGGCGGCACCTGGCAACTGGCCGATGACATGCTTGGCTTCGCACTGGGCACCGTGCGGGTCGAACACAATAACGATTTCGCCGAATTCATCTCCCCCGCTGCAGGCTTCAACACGGGCGTGCTGTGGCGCAACCCGCTGGGCAACCTCAGCCTGGAAGCCAAGGGCGACTATTTCACCAATGGCGAAGTGCGCCGCAGCGTCAGTCTCAACCAGCAATGGGAGCTGTCCCGCAACCTCGGCCTGCGCCTGAGCGCCCAGCGTGAATTCAGCCAGATGAGTTCGCCACAGAACGAAGTGATGCTTGAGGTGAAGTGGTATCACTACTGA
- a CDS encoding lipoprotein — MKRYWLLLSLAIVLAGCQSTRDQMLAEGYPPGFADGYQDGCSSGRDAAGATTGQFRKNVPRYLKDKLYAQGWTDGFRQCETSQDNRDRLDPGQVFNERDRAWEREKTRSAAKAYRPN, encoded by the coding sequence ATGAAGCGGTATTGGCTGTTGTTGTCGCTGGCCATCGTGCTGGCGGGTTGTCAGTCCACCCGTGACCAGATGCTGGCGGAGGGTTATCCGCCGGGTTTTGCAGACGGCTATCAGGACGGCTGCAGCAGCGGCAGGGATGCAGCAGGCGCCACTACCGGCCAATTCCGCAAAAACGTGCCCCGTTACTTGAAAGACAAGCTCTACGCCCAGGGCTGGACCGATGGCTTTCGTCAGTGCGAGACCTCGCAGGACAATCGCGACCGGCTCGATCCCGGCCAGGTCTTCAATGAGCGTGACCGTGCCTGGGAGCGGGAAAAGACCCGCAGTGCCGCCAAGGCCTACCGCCCGAACTGA
- a CDS encoding GreA/GreB family elongation factor, with product MSRAFVNEDNAAAEAEQPVERLVSTQINYVTAEGLTMLKKHVSNLQAQHSTQTALGEAADKQRLADLERDLRYFNQRLQSAQVVAPAVSTEKVQIGSWVTFADEQDNQQRVHLVGEDQADAAKGQINWGSPLGRALIGAQKGDEVLWQRPAGDQSIEVLLIEPDA from the coding sequence ATGAGCCGCGCATTCGTAAACGAAGACAACGCTGCCGCCGAGGCCGAGCAACCGGTCGAGCGGCTGGTCAGTACACAGATCAACTACGTCACGGCCGAAGGCCTGACCATGTTGAAGAAACACGTCAGCAACCTGCAGGCGCAGCACAGCACGCAAACCGCGTTGGGCGAAGCGGCAGACAAGCAGCGACTGGCCGATCTGGAACGCGACCTGCGCTACTTCAACCAGCGCCTGCAAAGCGCGCAGGTCGTCGCACCGGCCGTGTCGACCGAAAAAGTGCAGATAGGCAGTTGGGTAACGTTCGCGGATGAACAGGACAACCAGCAGCGCGTGCATCTGGTGGGAGAGGATCAGGCCGATGCAGCCAAAGGACAGATCAATTGGGGGTCGCCACTGGGCCGCGCCCTGATCGGTGCGCAGAAAGGCGATGAAGTGTTGTGGCAGCGCCCGGCGGGCGATCAGTCGATTGAAGTGCTGCTGATCGAACCTGACGCGTGA